Proteins from a single region of Desulfolutivibrio sulfoxidireducens:
- the rpsI gene encoding 30S ribosomal protein S9 — protein MSEEFFYGTGRRKTAVARTRLYKGNGRILINNRPYEEYFPRPTLRVIVRQALALTRTDGKFDVKVNVCGGGIAGQAEAVRHGIARALLHVDPELRGTLKKAGLLTRDAREKERKKYGQRGARARFQYSKR, from the coding sequence ATGAGCGAAGAGTTTTTCTACGGCACCGGCCGGCGCAAGACCGCCGTGGCCCGCACCCGCCTCTACAAAGGCAACGGCCGCATCCTGATCAACAACCGGCCCTACGAGGAATATTTTCCCCGGCCCACCCTGCGCGTCATCGTGCGCCAAGCCCTGGCCCTGACCCGCACCGACGGCAAGTTCGACGTCAAGGTCAACGTCTGCGGCGGAGGCATCGCCGGACAGGCCGAGGCCGTGCGCCACGGCATCGCCCGGGCGCTCCTGCACGTCGATCCCGAGTTGCGCGGCACGCTGAAAAAGGCCGGCCTGCTCACCCGCGACGCCCGCGAGAAGGAACGCAAGAAGTACGGCCAGCGCGGCGCCCGCGCCCGGTTCCAGTACTCGAAGCGTTAG
- a CDS encoding BrnT family toxin, translating to MLYEWDEAKRQANISKHGVDFVEAMAVLEDMPTLLVDDRFDYRESRCIAIGEAKGRILVVAFTMRGDVFRIISVRKANARERRKYAD from the coding sequence ATGCTTTACGAATGGGACGAGGCCAAGCGGCAGGCGAACATCTCGAAACACGGCGTGGACTTTGTCGAGGCCATGGCCGTTCTCGAGGATATGCCCACGCTGCTTGTCGATGACCGCTTCGACTACAGGGAAAGCCGCTGCATAGCCATCGGAGAGGCAAAGGGCCGAATACTGGTTGTGGCCTTCACGATGCGGGGAGACGTATTCCGCATCATCTCCGTGAGAAAGGCCAACGCCCGCGAAAGGAGGAAATATGCCGACTGA
- a CDS encoding PspC domain-containing protein — protein MRHISELKYERLYRARDGRLLGVCKGLGRFLDVPVSMVRVGVILLAVFSGIWPVIGAYLLAGLLIKPEPVLPPGSDDERDFYARYASDKRGGRDELKRRFERISRRIRRMEDVVTSKEYDWERRFRG, from the coding sequence ATGAGACACATCTCCGAACTCAAATACGAGCGCCTCTACCGCGCCCGCGACGGCAGGCTGCTCGGGGTATGCAAGGGACTGGGCCGCTTCCTGGATGTGCCCGTGTCCATGGTCCGGGTGGGGGTGATCCTCCTGGCCGTCTTCTCCGGCATCTGGCCCGTGATCGGGGCCTACCTGCTGGCCGGACTGCTGATCAAACCCGAACCCGTCCTGCCCCCGGGCAGCGACGACGAACGCGACTTCTACGCCCGGTACGCCTCGGACAAAAGGGGCGGCCGCGACGAGCTCAAGCGCCGCTTCGAACGCATAAGCCGCCGCATCCGCCGCATGGAGGACGTGGTCACCTCCAAGGAATACGACTGGGAACGCCGCTTTCGCGGCTAG
- the rplM gene encoding 50S ribosomal protein L13, with translation MKTFSPSKKDIQRDWLVVDASDKILGRLASAVAGRLRGKHKPEFVPHMDTGDFVVIVNADKIRFTGNKLDQKKYYRHSGYIGGLKETSLRTMMQTKPEQVIMKAVRGMLPKNRLGRAMLKKLKVYAGTEHPHTAQQPKPIDL, from the coding sequence ATGAAAACGTTCTCTCCGTCCAAAAAAGATATCCAGCGCGACTGGCTTGTCGTGGACGCCTCGGACAAAATTCTGGGACGTCTGGCCAGCGCCGTGGCCGGACGCCTGCGCGGCAAGCACAAGCCCGAGTTCGTCCCGCACATGGACACCGGCGACTTCGTGGTCATCGTCAACGCCGACAAGATCCGGTTCACCGGCAACAAGCTGGACCAGAAAAAATACTACCGCCACTCCGGCTACATCGGCGGCCTGAAGGAAACCTCGCTTCGGACCATGATGCAGACCAAGCCCGAGCAGGTGATCATGAAGGCCGTGCGCGGCATGCTCCCCAAGAACAGGCTCGGCCGGGCCATGCTCAAAAAGCTCAAGGTGTACGCCGGCACGGAGCATCCCCATACGGCCCAGCAGCCCAAACCCATCGACCTCTAA
- the mnmE gene encoding tRNA uridine-5-carboxymethylaminomethyl(34) synthesis GTPase MnmE codes for MNTQDRPIPDRDMIVARATPPGAGGLAVIRVSGPGCREIARRLFRSSRPGFTDLRPYRLHHGHFLSPDGRPVDEVLAAFLPGPGSYTGEDTVEISCHGGPAVVAGVIAAFTALGARPAEPGEFTRRAFVNGRLDLSQAEAVAELIAARTRTQADMALARLDGAMGERARELRTALEALRAGVCLAVDFPEDEMECLSREDFAAGVSGVAGKIRALIEVHGRARPWREGASVVLFGRVNAGKSRLFNALLGRERAIVTDVPGTTRDYLEETLDIGGMPVRLVDTAGLRQTSDEAERVGRDRGTGLAERADLALFVVDGSVPLPGEAADDDAKELALAERLGPSRVVAVVNKADLPPGAPDPADVLGDAGFATVRISARTGQGLDELMAVIRDRLLEGGPPEDATVPSLREAGALAAALAELEALLPDIGAGVPYDLLGVRLEMACVELSGITGEITSDEVLRSIFDAFCIGK; via the coding sequence ATGAACACCCAAGACCGTCCCATTCCGGACCGGGACATGATCGTGGCCCGGGCCACGCCCCCGGGCGCGGGCGGCCTGGCCGTCATCCGGGTCAGCGGCCCGGGCTGCCGCGAGATCGCGCGACGTCTTTTTCGCTCGTCGCGGCCCGGCTTCACGGACCTGCGGCCCTACCGCCTGCACCACGGCCATTTCCTTTCCCCTGACGGCCGGCCCGTGGACGAGGTCCTGGCCGCGTTTTTGCCCGGCCCCGGCTCCTATACCGGCGAGGACACCGTGGAGATCTCCTGCCACGGCGGCCCGGCCGTGGTCGCCGGGGTCATCGCGGCGTTCACCGCCCTTGGGGCGCGCCCGGCGGAACCAGGCGAATTCACCAGACGGGCCTTTGTCAACGGCCGCCTGGACCTGTCCCAGGCCGAGGCCGTGGCCGAACTGATCGCGGCCAGAACCCGGACCCAGGCGGACATGGCCCTGGCCCGGCTGGACGGGGCCATGGGCGAGCGGGCCAGGGAACTGCGCACCGCCCTGGAAGCCCTGCGGGCCGGGGTGTGCCTGGCTGTGGATTTCCCGGAAGACGAGATGGAATGCCTGTCCCGGGAGGACTTCGCGGCCGGGGTGTCGGGCGTCGCCGGGAAGATACGCGCACTGATCGAGGTCCACGGCCGGGCCAGGCCCTGGCGGGAAGGCGCGTCCGTGGTCCTTTTCGGCCGGGTCAACGCCGGAAAGTCGCGGCTTTTCAACGCCCTTTTGGGCCGCGAACGGGCCATCGTCACCGACGTCCCGGGCACCACCCGGGATTACCTCGAAGAAACCCTGGATATTGGCGGCATGCCCGTGCGCCTTGTGGACACAGCCGGCCTGCGGCAGACCTCGGACGAGGCCGAGCGCGTGGGCCGCGACCGGGGGACCGGACTGGCCGAGCGGGCCGATCTGGCGCTTTTCGTGGTGGACGGGTCCGTGCCGCTGCCAGGGGAGGCGGCCGACGACGACGCGAAGGAACTGGCCCTGGCCGAAAGGCTTGGCCCGTCGCGGGTCGTGGCCGTGGTGAACAAGGCCGATCTGCCGCCGGGAGCCCCGGATCCGGCGGACGTCCTTGGGGATGCGGGGTTTGCGACGGTCCGGATTTCGGCCAGGACCGGCCAGGGGTTGGACGAGCTTATGGCCGTGATCCGGGACCGACTGCTTGAGGGCGGTCCGCCGGAAGACGCGACGGTCCCGAGCCTGCGCGAGGCCGGGGCGCTGGCGGCGGCCCTGGCGGAGCTTGAGGCGCTATTGCCGGATATCGGGGCCGGCGTGCCGTATGATCTGTTGGGGGTTCGGCTGGAGATGGCGTGTGTGGAGTTGTCCGGGATAACGGGCGAGATCACATCCGACGAGGTCCTGCGATCCATTTTCGACGCGTTTTGCATCGGAAAGTAG
- a CDS encoding BrnA antitoxin family protein, producing MPTEILKDGKKIARHAAKEVERLPSQSDWPRVDAMTDEELTANALSDADNQPLDDAFFERAKRVRLEDFMPATKEKVCLRLDRDVVAWFRARKKKGYQTAINAALRAFIASQSAGRER from the coding sequence ATGCCGACTGAAATTCTCAAGGACGGCAAGAAGATCGCCCGACATGCCGCCAAAGAGGTTGAAAGGCTCCCGTCGCAATCGGATTGGCCGCGAGTTGACGCCATGACCGACGAGGAATTGACCGCCAACGCCCTCTCGGACGCGGACAACCAGCCGTTGGACGACGCGTTTTTCGAGCGGGCCAAGCGTGTCCGTCTTGAGGACTTCATGCCGGCGACAAAGGAGAAGGTCTGCCTGCGCCTGGATCGGGACGTGGTGGCCTGGTTTCGGGCTCGCAAGAAGAAGGGCTATCAGACGGCCATAAACGCGGCGCTACGGGCCTTCATCGCCAGTCAGTCCGCCGGGCGGGAACGGTAG
- a CDS encoding nucleoside deaminase — protein MQQNILICMIDRGYVMQKSKREFLKTTATIGAFLVSTVILPAHRVLAVENTESENLKPPSGTRIFPLDYQQILKYLRAANDVAKEAADFGHHPFGAVLVAPNGDRMLMKQGNLSSMQHAETELSRRAFAQYNPDYLWGCTLVTTFEPCVMCAGNIYWANIGNLVYGVEETTLKKLTGTNKDNPTMNLPCRTVFEAGQKPILVAGPFPELEDELAAPHRTFWK, from the coding sequence ATGCAACAAAACATTTTGATTTGTATGATTGATCGGGGTTATGTCATGCAAAAGTCAAAGCGCGAATTTTTAAAAACTACGGCAACGATCGGAGCATTCCTTGTTTCGACGGTCATCCTGCCAGCTCATCGTGTGCTTGCTGTGGAAAATACCGAATCCGAGAATTTGAAACCACCATCGGGCACAAGAATCTTTCCTCTCGACTATCAGCAGATACTGAAATATCTGAGGGCGGCAAATGATGTCGCTAAGGAAGCGGCAGATTTTGGTCATCATCCCTTTGGTGCAGTGCTTGTGGCACCGAATGGCGATAGGATGCTGATGAAGCAGGGTAATTTGAGTTCGATGCAGCATGCAGAAACAGAACTATCACGGCGGGCTTTTGCGCAGTACAATCCAGATTACTTGTGGGGATGTACCCTGGTGACAACGTTCGAACCGTGCGTGATGTGCGCTGGAAACATTTATTGGGCTAACATCGGAAACCTTGTCTATGGCGTTGAGGAAACCACATTAAAAAAACTGACCGGCACCAACAAGGATAACCCCACTATGAACCTGCCATGTCGTACGGTCTTTGAAGCGGGGCAAAAGCCCATCTTGGTGGCAGGTCCCTTTCCGGAACTGGAAGACGAATTGGCCGCTCCCCACAGGACTTTCTGGAAATGA
- a CDS encoding DUF2141 domain-containing protein, producing the protein MRLAACLLIVLMIGVPAWGSDSTGNLTVTMEGFQNDTGLAMVSVFADAAGFPYDTSKAVRREKVAIKDRKAVVTFAALPFGSYAVAMFHDNDLSGVLEKNIFGIPKKGYGLSNNPAGSPLFDTSGITLDTPDQAIAITLKY; encoded by the coding sequence ATGAGATTGGCGGCATGTCTCCTCATCGTCCTGATGATCGGTGTCCCGGCCTGGGGAAGCGACAGCACTGGAAACCTCACCGTTACCATGGAAGGTTTTCAGAATGACACTGGCCTTGCCATGGTCAGCGTCTTTGCCGATGCCGCCGGATTTCCATACGACACGAGCAAGGCCGTTCGCAGGGAGAAGGTGGCGATAAAAGACCGCAAAGCCGTGGTCACATTCGCCGCGCTCCCGTTCGGGTCCTACGCGGTGGCCATGTTCCATGACAACGACCTGTCCGGGGTACTCGAAAAAAATATCTTCGGGATTCCCAAGAAAGGGTACGGGCTGTCAAACAATCCGGCAGGCTCGCCCTTGTTTGACACAAGCGGGATCACCCTCGATACGCCCGATCAGGCGATCGCCATCACGCTCAAATATTGA
- a CDS encoding DUF3795 domain-containing protein, protein MHRETEKIPNELAAVCGLYCAACSWFIAANEDPERLKRLAAQRNWPVEESRCHGCRSEKRLPYCGTCGMSACAAQRGIDFCGECEEYPCEDLKRFQAAMPHRIGLWANLGRIRSVGCGQWLEEIRENYACPQCGTINSAYDLTCRKCGKEPSCRYVADHRQAIEQYLKKR, encoded by the coding sequence ATGCACAGGGAAACGGAGAAGATTCCCAATGAGTTGGCGGCCGTGTGCGGCCTTTACTGTGCGGCGTGCTCCTGGTTCATTGCCGCCAATGAAGACCCGGAAAGGTTGAAACGGCTTGCCGCCCAACGAAATTGGCCGGTGGAGGAAAGCAGGTGCCATGGGTGCCGGTCGGAGAAAAGGCTCCCCTACTGCGGGACGTGCGGAATGTCCGCCTGCGCGGCGCAGCGGGGCATCGACTTCTGCGGCGAGTGCGAAGAATATCCCTGCGAAGACCTGAAACGGTTTCAGGCCGCAATGCCGCATCGGATCGGGCTTTGGGCCAATCTCGGCCGGATCAGGTCCGTCGGCTGCGGGCAATGGCTCGAGGAGATCAGGGAAAACTATGCCTGCCCACAATGCGGAACCATCAATTCCGCCTACGATTTGACATGCCGGAAGTGCGGCAAGGAACCAAGCTGCCGTTACGTGGCAGATCACAGGCAGGCGATCGAACAGTACCTGAAAAAGAGATAA
- a CDS encoding cytochrome b/b6 domain-containing protein — MSTPNTHRELRRIYLYTRYERFWHWLQALLIILLLLTGLEVHGSYAFLGFEQAVRVHNFVGLTWLISFAFFVFWVFTTGEWKQYVPTTKMMFEVMRYYGYGIFAGQPHPCPKRADAKHNPLQRMTYLSLAAVLLPFQMVTGLLYYLYNSWADMGITGLSLQVVAVAHLIGAFAILIFLIVHVYMTTTGHTVFAHIKAMFTGVEEVEHASEVADWEKKTPA, encoded by the coding sequence ATGAGCACGCCGAACACCCATCGCGAACTGCGCCGGATCTACCTGTACACCCGCTACGAGCGGTTCTGGCACTGGCTGCAGGCCCTGCTCATCATCCTTTTGCTCCTGACCGGCCTCGAGGTCCACGGCAGCTATGCCTTCCTCGGGTTCGAACAAGCCGTCAGGGTCCACAACTTCGTCGGTCTGACCTGGCTTATCTCCTTTGCCTTCTTCGTCTTCTGGGTGTTCACCACCGGGGAGTGGAAGCAGTACGTGCCGACCACGAAGATGATGTTCGAGGTCATGAGGTACTACGGGTACGGCATCTTCGCCGGCCAGCCCCATCCCTGCCCCAAGCGGGCCGACGCCAAGCACAATCCCCTGCAACGCATGACCTACCTGTCCCTGGCCGCGGTGCTTCTGCCCTTCCAGATGGTCACCGGGCTTTTGTACTACCTCTACAACTCCTGGGCCGATATGGGCATCACCGGGCTGTCGCTTCAGGTCGTGGCCGTGGCCCATCTGATCGGGGCCTTCGCCATCCTGATCTTCCTGATCGTCCATGTGTACATGACCACCACCGGGCACACCGTGTTCGCGCACATCAAGGCCATGTTCACGGGCGTGGAGGAGGTGGAGCACGCCTCCGAGGTCGCGGACTGGGAAAAAAAGACCCCGGCCTGA
- a CDS encoding CHASE2 domain-containing protein, whose translation MKPAAPLATLFGRLARGRGPFFLAGVVITLCMAALYVLRPTWLQFQELKLYDVTLRKKRPTIQSGLPVVVDLDEKSLTTYGQWPWPRFRVALLLARIKAAGALAVGLDIVFADPDRTSPETMRRMFREELKLDVTFDGLPAALGDYDSVLANVLADGPFVLGYYFDFSSRPGANQADATACALPALKAATLLAPKAKPAAEYLAQAPRVVCPLPRLLDAAPGAGFFNTIPDPDNIVRRSPLLLAHDGAVYPSLALTASMLALGVKNAVLRVGDGGVESLALPLPDGRRLTIPLDGRGSVLVNYRGPGGAFPHISAADVLSGAAGPETLDGKIVFLGTSAAGLMDLRATPTDRAMPGVEVHATLTDMIVTGDFLLRPDWAPGLEFCSILAVGLASAALLAWTRAVLLLIPFLGLGLGMWFGSSQALLRHNFVISPITPLLTLAANFMVLTFLKFWREERQKRFIHSAFSHYLSPVVVNELVASPDRLTLTGEEREVTVLFSDVRGFTSMSEKLTPTQVVDLLHRYLTPMTGIITSHLGTLDKFIGDAIMAFWNAPVAVPGHQAKALAAAMAMLPELDRLNQGFLETYGLRIDIGVGLHAGKARVGNFGSEDLFDYTVIGDTVNLCSRLEGLTKYYHKRILVTDSIVAAAPEGVFFQEVDRVLVKGKVEPVTIFAPLGPEEHAARERELREAAAALALYRDGRFAEALAVYEALAAAYPDPVHAIQAGRCRTLAATPPPGQWDGVFEHTSK comes from the coding sequence ATGAAACCCGCCGCCCCCCTGGCGACCTTGTTCGGCCGTCTGGCCCGGGGACGGGGGCCTTTCTTTCTGGCCGGGGTGGTCATCACCCTGTGCATGGCCGCGCTCTACGTCCTGCGCCCGACCTGGCTCCAGTTCCAGGAGCTCAAGCTCTACGACGTGACCCTGCGCAAAAAACGCCCCACCATCCAAAGCGGCCTGCCTGTGGTGGTGGACCTGGACGAGAAAAGCCTGACCACCTACGGCCAGTGGCCCTGGCCGCGCTTCCGGGTGGCATTGCTTTTGGCCCGCATCAAAGCCGCCGGGGCCCTGGCCGTTGGCCTGGACATCGTCTTTGCCGACCCCGACCGGACCTCCCCCGAGACCATGCGCCGCATGTTCCGCGAGGAACTCAAACTCGACGTCACCTTCGACGGACTCCCCGCGGCCCTTGGCGACTACGACTCGGTATTGGCCAACGTCCTGGCCGACGGCCCGTTCGTTCTGGGCTACTACTTCGACTTCTCCTCCCGGCCCGGCGCAAATCAAGCCGACGCGACGGCCTGCGCCCTTCCGGCCCTCAAGGCCGCAACCCTTCTTGCCCCCAAAGCCAAGCCCGCCGCCGAATACCTGGCCCAGGCCCCACGCGTGGTCTGCCCCCTGCCCCGGCTTTTGGACGCGGCGCCCGGGGCCGGTTTTTTCAACACCATCCCCGATCCGGACAACATCGTGCGCCGCTCGCCGCTGCTTCTGGCCCATGACGGCGCCGTCTATCCAAGCCTGGCCCTGACCGCCTCCATGCTGGCCCTGGGGGTCAAAAACGCGGTTCTGCGGGTCGGCGACGGCGGCGTGGAGTCCCTTGCCCTGCCGCTTCCCGACGGTCGAAGGCTGACCATCCCCCTGGACGGCCGGGGAAGCGTGCTGGTCAACTACCGGGGGCCAGGCGGGGCCTTCCCCCATATAAGCGCCGCCGACGTGCTCTCCGGCGCGGCCGGCCCCGAGACCCTGGACGGCAAGATCGTCTTTCTCGGCACCTCGGCCGCCGGCCTCATGGACCTGCGGGCCACCCCCACGGACCGGGCCATGCCCGGGGTGGAGGTGCATGCCACGCTGACGGACATGATCGTCACCGGCGACTTCCTCCTGCGCCCGGACTGGGCCCCGGGCCTCGAGTTCTGCTCCATTTTGGCCGTGGGTCTGGCCTCGGCCGCGCTTCTGGCCTGGACCCGGGCCGTGCTGCTCCTGATCCCCTTTCTGGGCCTGGGGCTCGGCATGTGGTTCGGGTCCAGCCAGGCCCTCTTGCGCCATAACTTCGTCATCTCCCCCATCACCCCGCTTTTGACCCTGGCGGCCAACTTCATGGTCCTGACCTTTCTCAAGTTCTGGCGCGAGGAGCGCCAAAAACGCTTCATCCACTCGGCCTTTTCCCACTACCTCTCCCCGGTCGTGGTCAACGAACTGGTGGCCTCCCCGGACCGGCTGACGCTCACCGGCGAGGAGCGCGAGGTCACGGTGCTTTTCTCCGACGTACGCGGGTTCACCAGCATGTCCGAGAAGCTCACCCCCACCCAGGTGGTGGACCTTTTGCACCGCTACCTGACCCCCATGACCGGCATCATCACCAGCCACCTGGGAACCCTGGACAAGTTCATCGGCGACGCCATCATGGCCTTCTGGAACGCGCCCGTGGCCGTGCCCGGCCACCAGGCCAAGGCCCTTGCGGCGGCCATGGCCATGCTCCCGGAACTCGACCGCCTGAATCAGGGCTTCCTCGAGACCTACGGCCTGCGCATCGACATCGGGGTGGGCCTGCACGCCGGCAAGGCCCGGGTGGGCAACTTCGGCTCCGAGGACCTCTTCGACTACACGGTCATCGGGGATACCGTGAACCTGTGCTCGCGCCTGGAGGGTCTCACGAAATATTACCACAAAAGGATCCTGGTCACGGACTCCATCGTGGCGGCCGCGCCCGAGGGGGTCTTTTTCCAGGAGGTGGACCGGGTGCTGGTCAAGGGCAAGGTCGAACCCGTGACCATCTTCGCCCCGCTCGGCCCCGAGGAACACGCGGCCCGGGAACGGGAACTGCGCGAGGCCGCCGCCGCGCTGGCCCTGTACCGGGACGGTCGCTTCGCAGAGGCCCTGGCGGTCTACGAGGCCCTGGCCGCCGCCTACCCCGATCCCGTCCACGCCATCCAGGCCGGGCGCTGCCGAACCCTGGCCGCCACGCCGCCCCCGGGACAGTGGGACGGCGTCTTCGAACACACCAGCAAGTAG
- a CDS encoding tetrathionate reductase family octaheme c-type cytochrome: MRRTRRSWFLVTAFVAAAVLAFGPAGARTEAKEDQAPGRKLAQNAVMAPGGRWTTVDHSKLEALQKDFAGPEEVTAACLSCHTQAADQIHHTIHWTWICDNCGDGANMGKYGKTINNFCIAVPSNEPRCTSCHIGYGWKDKNFDFKANTRIDCLVCHDTTHTYEKYPAGAGNPVKEPTVFPESGKTYLPPDYKKIVGKVGKPDRINCGTCHFYGGGGDAVKHGDLDSSMAMPKKSLDVHMDAEGQNFTCQRCHTTKNHQIAGRLYTTPAAPERISLTEADLASKIACESCHSATPHKTDVKSNDHTDKVACQACHIPRFARIIPTKMVWDWSTAGQKNAEGKPFKKDGPLGKPIYDSKKGDFVWEKNVVPEYRWFNGAMSHGLVTDVIDPSGVVSLNQPVGSPDDPKSRIMPFKVHRGKQPYDTVQKTLVIPNLFGGKDSDAYWAKYDWKKAIAAGMAYVDLPFSGEFGFVSTQFYYPTTHMVAPREQVVRCEECHSTSGRLKDLPGVYIPGRDVSASVTGVGFAASALALAGVLGHGALRFVSRKKREKRS, from the coding sequence ATGCGACGGACAAGACGGTCGTGGTTCCTCGTGACGGCGTTCGTGGCCGCCGCTGTGCTGGCCTTCGGACCGGCCGGGGCCAGGACCGAGGCCAAGGAGGACCAGGCCCCGGGGCGCAAACTGGCCCAGAATGCGGTCATGGCCCCGGGCGGACGCTGGACCACGGTGGACCACTCCAAACTCGAGGCCCTGCAAAAGGACTTCGCCGGGCCCGAGGAGGTCACGGCGGCCTGCCTGTCCTGCCATACCCAGGCCGCGGACCAGATCCACCACACCATCCACTGGACCTGGATCTGCGACAACTGCGGCGATGGGGCCAACATGGGCAAGTACGGCAAGACCATCAACAACTTCTGTATCGCCGTGCCCTCGAACGAACCGCGCTGCACCTCCTGCCACATCGGCTACGGCTGGAAGGACAAGAACTTCGACTTCAAGGCCAACACCAGAATCGACTGTCTGGTGTGCCACGACACCACCCACACCTATGAAAAATACCCGGCCGGGGCGGGCAACCCGGTCAAGGAGCCCACGGTCTTCCCCGAGTCGGGCAAGACCTACCTGCCCCCGGACTACAAGAAGATCGTCGGCAAGGTGGGCAAGCCCGACCGGATCAACTGCGGCACCTGCCATTTCTACGGCGGCGGCGGGGACGCGGTGAAGCACGGCGACCTGGACAGCTCCATGGCCATGCCCAAGAAATCCCTGGACGTGCACATGGACGCCGAGGGCCAGAATTTCACCTGCCAGCGCTGCCACACCACGAAAAACCACCAGATCGCGGGCCGGCTGTACACCACCCCGGCCGCTCCCGAGCGCATCAGCCTGACCGAGGCCGACCTGGCCTCCAAGATCGCCTGCGAGTCCTGCCACAGCGCCACACCCCACAAAACCGACGTCAAATCCAACGACCACACGGACAAGGTGGCCTGCCAGGCCTGCCACATTCCGCGGTTCGCCCGGATCATCCCCACCAAGATGGTCTGGGACTGGTCCACGGCCGGGCAAAAAAACGCCGAGGGCAAGCCCTTCAAGAAGGACGGTCCCCTGGGCAAGCCGATCTACGATTCCAAGAAGGGCGACTTCGTGTGGGAGAAAAACGTGGTTCCGGAATACCGCTGGTTCAACGGGGCCATGAGCCACGGTCTGGTCACGGACGTCATCGATCCCTCGGGCGTGGTGTCCCTGAACCAGCCCGTGGGCTCGCCCGACGACCCCAAATCCCGGATCATGCCCTTTAAGGTGCACCGGGGCAAACAGCCCTACGACACGGTCCAAAAGACGCTGGTCATCCCCAACCTCTTCGGGGGCAAGGATTCCGACGCCTACTGGGCGAAATACGACTGGAAAAAGGCTATCGCGGCCGGCATGGCCTACGTGGACCTGCCGTTCTCCGGCGAGTTCGGCTTCGTGTCCACGCAGTTCTACTACCCGACCACGCACATGGTGGCCCCGCGCGAGCAGGTCGTGCGTTGCGAGGAGTGCCATTCCACCTCGGGCCGTCTGAAGGATCTGCCGGGCGTGTACATCCCGGGCCGGGACGTGTCCGCATCCGTGACCGGGGTGGGGTTCGCCGCCTCGGCCCTCGCCCTGGCGGGCGTTCTGGGCCACGGGGCGTTGCGCTTCGTTTCCAGAAAGAAAAGGGAGAAGAGGTCATGA
- a CDS encoding PspA/IM30 family protein, which produces MGIFTRFRDIVNANISAMLDKAEDPEKLIRLMIQEMEETLVELKASCARTMAQAATARRHRDEAASRAAIWHDKARLAVDKGREDLAREALLEKRRMEEHALALEAETAEFEGMVQACKADIDKLEEKLASAKERRRVLVARHHRAAGKKRAGAELRRVQSADTLLRFEEFENRIERLEAEADLATPGRRDTASRQGEPVTLEEKFARLEADEDIERELAALRQKTRPEPTASGGE; this is translated from the coding sequence ATGGGCATCTTCACCCGATTCCGCGATATCGTAAACGCCAATATCAGCGCCATGCTCGACAAGGCCGAAGACCCCGAAAAACTCATCCGGCTCATGATCCAGGAAATGGAGGAAACACTCGTCGAACTCAAGGCCTCCTGCGCCAGGACCATGGCCCAGGCCGCCACCGCCCGCCGTCACCGCGACGAGGCCGCCTCCCGCGCCGCCATCTGGCACGACAAGGCCAGGCTGGCCGTGGACAAGGGCCGAGAGGACCTGGCCCGCGAGGCCCTCCTGGAAAAGCGCCGCATGGAGGAACACGCCCTGGCCCTCGAGGCCGAAACCGCCGAATTCGAGGGCATGGTCCAGGCCTGCAAGGCCGACATCGACAAGCTCGAGGAAAAGCTGGCCTCGGCCAAGGAACGACGTCGCGTCCTGGTGGCCAGACACCACCGGGCCGCTGGGAAAAAACGGGCCGGCGCCGAACTGCGCCGTGTACAATCGGCCGACACCCTGCTACGTTTCGAAGAATTCGAAAACCGTATCGAGCGCCTGGAGGCCGAGGCCGATCTGGCCACTCCGGGCCGGCGCGACACGGCCTCCCGCCAGGGCGAACCCGTGACCCTGGAGGAAAAATTCGCCCGCCTGGAGGCCGACGAGGACATCGAACGCGAACTGGCCGCCCTGCGCCAGAAGACGCGGCCCGAACCCACTGCCTCCGGCGGCGAATAA